One region of Salvia miltiorrhiza cultivar Shanhuang (shh) chromosome 3, IMPLAD_Smil_shh, whole genome shotgun sequence genomic DNA includes:
- the LOC131018145 gene encoding uncharacterized protein LOC131018145, which translates to MSSLASPIGSGFFIDGPGGTGKTFLYKAILPIVCSTGDIALAVASSGVAASLLPNGRTAHSRFKIPLNLDESMSCSISKNTAPAKLIIAAKLILWDEASMANRKAVEALNLLLQDLMENQLLFGGKTVVLGGDFRQTIPIVRRGSCEEIVDACLVFSSIWLLIRKIHLTQNMRAMEDPVFTDLLLRVGEGIEPNVHDDYINLPDDMCLSYHGSDSPLDTLVNEIFPSFDAYSSGSSSLINTAILTPKNECMGEINESLIGKFPGNMVEYVSTDYANDPSQQQYYQDYMNAISVGSLPPHVLKLKVNCPVMLLRNLNPLEGLCNGTRLIVRDLGRHVIGAVIAVGTHSGEYVLIPRIPLELDDTHICPITFKRLQFPLRLCFAISINKSQGQTLDRVGVYLPHPVFSHGQLYVALSRVRTSSSIKFLIRPPVDDMDSTCETRNVVYTEILQAAT; encoded by the coding sequence ATGTCCAGTCTTGCTTCACCAATTGGCTCAGGCTTTTTCATTGATGGTCCTGGTGGCACTGGAAAGACATTTTTATATAAGGCAATCTTGCCCATTGTTTGTTCAACCGGTGACATTGCACTTGCAGTTGCTTCATCTGGTGTTGCAGCTTCTTTGTTACCAAATGGTCGAACAGCTCATTCTAGATTTAAAATTCCGTTAAATTTAGATGAATCTATGTCATGCTCGATAAGCAAGAATACTGCGCCTGCAAAGTTAATAATTGCAGCCAAGCTAATATTATGGGATGAGGCATCGATGGCAAATCGAAAGGCAGTTGAAGCTTTAAATTTATTGTTGCAAGATTTGATGGAAAACCAGTTATTGTTTGGTGGGAAAACAGTTGTTCTTGGTGGAGATTTCAGGCAAACTATACCGATTGTTCGAAGGGGTTCTTGTGAAGAGATAGTGGATGCTTGTTTGGTATTTTCATCCATATGGCTTCTTATTCGAAAAATTCATTTGACACAGAATATGCGGGCAATGGAGGATCCTGTTTTTACAGATTTGTTATTGAGGGTTGGTGAAGGCATAGAGCCAAATGTTCATGACGATTATATTAATCTTCCTGATGATATGTGCCTTTCTTACCATGGTTCAGATTCGCCTCTTGACACACTGGTCAATGAAATATTTCCATCATTTGATGCATATTCTAGCGGTTCTTCGAGCCTTATAAATACCGCTATTTTAACTCCTAAAAATGAATGCATGGGGGAAATTAACGAATCATTGATTGGAAAATTCCCAGGCAACATGGTTGAATATGTTAGCACGGATTATGCAAACGATCCAAGTCAGCAACAATACTATCAAGATTATATGAATGCAATTAGTGTTGGTTCATTGCCACCACATGTTCTTAAATTAAAGGTTAATTGTCCTGTTATGTTACTTCGCAACTTAAATCCATTGGAGGGGTTGTGTAATGGAACACGTTTAATTGTGCGTGATCTTGGTAGGCACGTGATTGGAGCAGTCATTGCTGTGGGGACCCATTCTGGTGAATAtgttttaattccaaggattcCATTGGAGTTGGATGATACACACATATGTCCAATTACTTTTAAGAGGCTGCAATTTCCGCTAAGATTGTGTTTTGCTATCAGCATCAACAAATCTCAAGGCCAAACATTGGATCGTGTTGGTGTTTATTTGCCTCATCCTGTTTTTTCACATGGACAGCTATATGTTGCTTTATCAAGGGTCAGAACatcaagttcaataaaattccTGATTCGACCGCCAGTTGATGATATGGATTCAACATGTGAAACAAGAAATGTTGTGTACACTGAAATTTTGCAAGCGGCGACATGA
- the LOC131018146 gene encoding replication protein A 70 kDa DNA-binding subunit B-like → MEERLIPMNEILPGMKEWKCKVRVIKKLGAKQANNNPNKFQKLILGDGLGHTLDAVIFHDNIDRFKHVLQEGNVYMVKGAYVSDPKQYRNPIVTCNYQWTFRKDTSVKEEPNDSIPVGGLSFRTTPSYTACVIIATHEPRVVTVKGQGKVIREYAAIDTELESFVVTFWEDSVSDEIYAKLEPISNRIPLLLLNFSVVPYYGLSLTTNAQSIVLDGFENEMLIELERWKQENEEAINILIQTGGFFEKKVLRSPKQPLQITKVEQMLQNQENTYFNVKVKARLENEYQDYFYIGCPICSTKTVASYGTEFMCYSTPCKNMRIANRRC, encoded by the exons ATGGAAGAGCGTTTGATCCCAATGAATGAGATTCTCCCAGGAATGAAGGAATGGAAATGCAAGGTGAGAGTGATCAAGAAGCTAGGAGCTAAGCAAGCTAACAATAATCCTAATAAATTTCAGAAACTAATCTTGGGTGATGGCTTG GGCCACACTCTTGATGCTGTGATATTCCATGATAATATAGATAGGTTCAAACATGTGCTTCAAGAGGGTAATGTTTACATGGTGAAAGGAGCTTATGTTTCTGATCCAAAGCAATACAGGAATCCAATTGTGACATGTAATTACCAATGGACGTTCAGAAAAGATACTTCGGTGAAGGAAGAACCAAATGATTCTATACCTGTTGGGGGACTAAGTTTTAGAACAACTCCAAGTT ATACTGCTTGTGTCATTATTGCTACCCATGAACCTCGAGTAGTCACAGTCAAAGGACAGGGTAAAGTCATTCGTGAGTATGCTGCTATAGATACAGA GCTGGAATCGTTTGTGGTGACATTTTGGGAAGATTCTGTATCCGATGAGATCTATGCTAAATTGGAACCTATTTCGAATAGGATACCATTGTTGTTGTTGAATTTTTCAGTCGTGCCATACTACG GATTGAGTCTGACCACCAATGCTCAGTCAATTGTCTTGGATGGCTTTGAGAATGAAATGCTAATTGAACTAGAGAGATG GAAGCAAGAGAATGAAGAGGCCATTAACATCTTAATACAAACTGGTggtttttttgaaaagaaagtgttGCGCTCACCCAAGCAACCTTTGCAGATTACTAAAGTGGAACAAATGTTGCAGAATCAAGAG AATACATACTTTAATGTAAAAGTTAAAGCAAGATTGGAAAATGAATACCAAGACTACTTTTACATTGGTTGTCCAATATGTTCCACAAAGACTGTTGCATCATATGGTACGGAGTTCATGTGTTACTCAACTCCATGCAAGAACATGAGAATAGCAAATCGAAGGTGCTAA
- the LOC131018148 gene encoding F-box/kelch-repeat protein At3g06240-like, with amino-acid sequence MGPCLLVKIERQIESSSQPSLHLPEEIIGEILPRLPVKSLLRFRVITQKNSDEWPMQCSLLSILSGPTNTIPLSPLADPTNTTVTGYEIIGCCNGLLCIVNDENIFQLWNPSTRISKKLPKISNADFIDRLEFGWVESIDEYKVFVIVHDYNSSVGKVYSSKTKSWKTIELCDDLVRCWPGGVFAGGKLYLKNGLEKVINFLDLKSEVFGRIELPFDQEKYGKVGVLGGFLCVLCFNDEIGGYRVWVMKESWEKVVTLSHLLELLQPPLVKGLNGDILVNCGSILGVYDCRDNVFRDLSYCSCYQVTGISSHEDCVGLFSHDVYVESLVSPEDL; translated from the exons atGGGGCCGTGCCTACTCGTTAAGATTGAGCGGCAGATCGAAAGCAGTAGTCAGCCATCTCTCCATCTTCCGGAAGAAATCATTGGAGAAATACTGCCAAGACTGCCGGTGAAATCATTGTTGAGATTCAG GGTCATTACACAGAAGAATTCAGATGAATGGCCTATGCAATGTTCTCTGCTGTCGATTTTGAGCGGACCAACAAATACTATCCCTTTATCTCCTTTAGCTGATCCAACAAATACTACAGTGACGGGATATGAAATTATAGGGTGCTGTAATGGGCTGCTCTGCATTGTCaatgatgaaaatatatttcAGTTGTGGAACCCATCCACTAGAATCTCCAAAAAACTGCCAAAAATTTCTAATGCCGACTTTATTGATCGTTTGGAATTCGGTTGGGTTGAATCGATTGATGAGTACAAGGTGTTTGTGATTGTGCATGATTATAACTCCAGCGTTGGTAAAGTTTATAGTTCAAAGACAAAATCATGGAAAACTATTGAGCTCTGCGATGATTTAGTTCGCTGTTGGCCAGGAGGGGTGTTTGCAGGTGGGAAGCTTTACTTAAAGAACGGACTTGAAAAAGTTATTAATTTCTTGGACTTGAAGAGTGAGGTGTTTGGAAGGATTGAGCTTCCCTTTGATCAAGAGAAGTATGGCAAGGTGGGTGTGCTTGGTGGTTTCCTTTGTGTGCTATGTTTTAATGATGAAATTGGAGGCTATCGAGTTTGGGTTATGAAGGAGTCTTGGGAGAAAGTGGTGACTCTTTCTCATCTTCTTGAGCTTCTTCAACCACCATTGGTGAAAGGTCTAAATGGAGACATTTTGGTAAATTGTGGATCCATTTTGGGGGTATACGATTGTCGGGATAACGTGTTCCGCGACCTCAGCTATTGTTCCTGTTATCAGGTTACTGGGATCAGCAGCCACGAGGATTGTGTTGGTTTATTTTCACATGATGTCTATGTTGAAAGTTTAGTCTCGCCAGAAGATTTATGA
- the LOC131018149 gene encoding F-box/kelch-repeat protein At3g23880-like, with protein MKNAENRIGRRRRRKRRRRRRRRRGRRRRNQQSLHLPEEIIEEILSILPVKSLLRFRCVSKTWWSLIGSKRFIKAHHQNSIKNPSSPHQRLITLGECSLQSLLSEAPISRYSLEITTLLAPLQIWGCCNGLFCVLSERPERVYLWNPSTRTSKKLPEISSPGHVRNYGFGWVESSDEYKVFVLLVDYDYYRGIDNWVGKVYSSKTKSWKTIELSGYLRVSWGRGVFAGGKLYWKNHQDKEIIFLDLKNEVFGRIELPCDQDMYGIVDVLGGFLCVLCFNDQITGIRGIRVWVMKESWEKVVTLSHLLELLQPPMVKCLNGDILVYCGSFVLVYDCRDNVFCKLNIISHCVYVESLVSPEDL; from the coding sequence ATGAAGAATGCGGAAAATAGAATaggcagaagaagaagaagaaaaagaagaagaagaagaagaagaagaagaggacgaagaagaagaaatcagCAATCTCTCCATCTTCCAGAAGAAATCATCGAAGAAATACTGTCAATATTGCCGGTGAAATCACTCTTGAGATTTAGGTGCGTTTCGAAAACATGGTGGTCTTTAATAGGAAGCAAACGCTTCATCAAAGCCCatcatcaaaattcaataaaaaatccATCTTCCCCCCATCAAAGGCTCATTACACTTGGGGAATGTTCTCTGCAGTCGTTGCTGAGTGAAGCACCTATCAGTCGATATTCACTAGAGATTACTACATTGCTGGCGCCACTTCAAATTTGGGGATGCTGTAATGGGCTGTTCTGCGTTCTCAGCGAACGGCCAGAAAGAGTTTACTTGTGGAACCCATCCACTCGGACCTCCAAGAAACTGCCAGAAATTTCTAGTCCCGGCCATGTTCGGAATTACGGATTCGGTTGGGTTGAATCGAGTGATGAGTATAAGGTGTTTGTGCTTTTGGTTGATTATGATTATTACCGAGGGATTGATAACTGGGTTGGTAAAGTTTATAGTTCAAAGacaaaatcatggaaaacaaTTGAGCTATCCGGTTATTTACGTGTAAGTTGGGGAAGGGGGGTGTTTGCAGGTGGGAAGCTTTACTGGAAGAACCACCAAGATAAAGAAATTATTTTCTTGGACTTGAAGAATGAGGTGTTTGGAAGGATTGAGCTTCCCTGTGATCAAGACATGTATGGCATTGTGGATGTGCTTGGTGGTTTCCTTTGTGTGCTATGTTTTAATGATCAAATTACAGGCATTCGAGGCATTCGAGTTTGGGTTATGAAGGAGTCTTGGGAGAAAGTGGTTACACTTTCTCATCTTCTTGAGCTTCTTCAACCACCAATGGTGAAATGTCTAAATGGAGACATTTTGGTATATTGTGGATCCTTTGTGCTGGTTTATGATTGTCGAGATAATGTGTTCTGCAAACTCAATATCATTTCACATTGTGTCTATGTTGAAAGTTTAGTCTCGCCCGAAGATTTATGA